The genomic stretch AGGTTTAAATTCTTCAATTTGTTTTTTCAATAAATCTATATTTTTATTTCCACTGATACCAACAACTTGATATTCTTTTTTGTTATTCCTAATAAGTTCAAGAGCATTTGTCCCTATACTTCCAGTTGATCCAAGAATCAAAATCTTTTTCATTTTTATCATCCCTTTAATTATATTCCATATAGATAACTTACATACAGATGACAGAAATATAGTACCATAGTTACAAAAGGTAAAACTAATATCATACTATCAAATCTATCTAATGCTCCACCATGTCCCATAAGTATAGTTCCAGAATCTTTAACTCCACATTCTCTTTTAAATAATGATTCTATTAAATCTCCAATTTGAGCAACAATAGATATTATAGCCCCCATAATAAATGCCATAAAGACTTGTCCCAATGTTATTCCAATAATTCTTTCATAAAAAAAGATGATTAAAACAAATGCTAATCCTGTAAAAATAATTGAACCTAATGCACCTTCAACAGATTTTTTGGGGCTTATTTCAGTAAAGCCATTTTTAAAGAATTTTCTTCCTATTGTAACTCCAACTATTCCAGCTGATGTATCTGATACCCAAACTAAAACTTGTAAAATCAATGGAAATACTGCTCCTAAGAAATAAAGATTTATTATTTGTGAAAAAAATACAGATATATATATTATTCCTAATAAGGTATAAGATACTTTTTCCAAAGTTCCTTTTATTTGATTTTTAAAAACTCTATATGTCAACATAAAAATAGTCGTAATTATTAATACAACTGTAATCATTTTTTGTTCTAAATAGCTACTTCTATTGCTAAGATATACTAGATTTGGAATTGTTATAGCAACAAGAATTCCAAATTTATCATATACTTCTTTACCTAATACTTTTACCATCTTATAAAATTCATAAATTCCTACACCAATAACTAGATTTGTAAAAATTAGCATAGGTAATCCATAAAGGTTTATTCTGAAAAAACTTTCACCTGCATAAATAAATAATAATAATGGAACTCCTATTAATGCTACTAAAACTCTATTCCACTTAAACATTTTTTACTCCTCCAAATCTTCTTTCTCTCTGATTATAACTTTCAATAGCTTTATCTATCTCTTTTTCATCAAAATCTGGCCATAAAGTATCTGTGATATAAAGCTCTGAATAAGCTATTTGCCATAATAAAAAGTTTGATATTCTCATTTCTCCACTTGTTCTTATAACTAAGTCTGGATCTGGAAAATCATTATATAGGTATTTAGAAAAATCTTCTTCTGTTATATTTACTTTTCCATCTTCTATTATTTTATTCACTGCATCTACTATTTCTGCTCTACTACCATAGTTAAATGCTATATTTAATGTTATTTTATCATTATTTTTAGTTTCTTCTTCTAACTTTTCAATTTCTTTTTGTAATTTTTCTGGAATGTTATTTTTTCTACCTGAAACAAAAAAACGAATCTTATTTTTCATCATATTTTTTCTTTCATTTTTTATATATTTTAAAAACAGTTTCATAAGTGTTGAAACTTCATCTTGTGGTCTATTCCAATTTTCTGTTGAAAAAGCATAAACAGTTAAATATTTAACTCCTATTTCTGTTAAATATTCAAGAGCCTTTCTTAATGTTTTTGCTCCTTCCATATGTCCAAAACTTCTAGCAAGGCCTCTTTTTTTTGCCCATCTTCCATTTCCATCCATAATTATTGCAATATGATGGGGTATATTTCTTTCCATTTTATCACCTCATTAACTATATTATTTTAACATATAAAGTTAAATTTTGTTAATTAAATTTATTTTTATTAGAAAAATGTCTTTATAAATAAAAAACTGTTGCATTTTATTTTTTACAACAGTTTCCATTAT from Fusobacterium hwasookii encodes the following:
- a CDS encoding phosphatidate cytidylyltransferase, translated to MFKWNRVLVALIGVPLLLFIYAGESFFRINLYGLPMLIFTNLVIGVGIYEFYKMVKVLGKEVYDKFGILVAITIPNLVYLSNRSSYLEQKMITVVLIITTIFMLTYRVFKNQIKGTLEKVSYTLLGIIYISVFFSQIINLYFLGAVFPLILQVLVWVSDTSAGIVGVTIGRKFFKNGFTEISPKKSVEGALGSIIFTGLAFVLIIFFYERIIGITLGQVFMAFIMGAIISIVAQIGDLIESLFKRECGVKDSGTILMGHGGALDRFDSMILVLPFVTMVLYFCHLYVSYLYGI
- a CDS encoding isoprenyl transferase, producing the protein MERNIPHHIAIIMDGNGRWAKKRGLARSFGHMEGAKTLRKALEYLTEIGVKYLTVYAFSTENWNRPQDEVSTLMKLFLKYIKNERKNMMKNKIRFFVSGRKNNIPEKLQKEIEKLEEETKNNDKITLNIAFNYGSRAEIVDAVNKIIEDGKVNITEEDFSKYLYNDFPDPDLVIRTSGEMRISNFLLWQIAYSELYITDTLWPDFDEKEIDKAIESYNQRERRFGGVKNV